GCTCATCGTGATGCGCTTTCAGCTGATCAATCCGTGGCTTCATTCCTGTAAATGGCTTGCCATGCGATGGCAGCACGAGAGTCTCGTCGGGTAGCGGTAGATATCGATCTAAAGAGCTCAGATATAAACCAAGAGGATCTGCATCAGGATCCGCATCGTAGACACTGACATTGGTGGAGATGCGTGGCAACAACATATCCCCAGAAATCAACACGCCTAAATCTTTACAAAATAGTGAAGCATGCTCAGGCGCATGTCCAAATCCCATAATTACTTGCCACTCATGTCCACCAATCAAAACCATTTCGCCATCGATGATGCGACGATATTGCCGCGGTACACCCGGAACCATGTTGCTGTAGTAATTGGAGCGCGCCCGAATTTTTTCCAAATCTTCAGGTGCAATGAGTCCATGCTTCTGAAAATGGTCTGCAGAACCACCGCCTCCAGCTCGCGCACCAACCGCAGCACCACCCTCTTTATGGCTTAGCCATTGCGCAGTTAAATAATCCGTCATAGAAATCCAGAGCGGTGCATTCCATTTTTCGCAAAGCCATTGCGAGAGTCCCACGTGGTCTGGATGCATATGAGTCACAATCACCCTCAGCACCGGCAAGCCCTCTAGCTGAGTAGCAAAGATCTGATCCCATGCTGCTTTTGTCTCTTCATTGGCAATGCCGCAATCAATGATTGTCCAGCCCTGAACACCTTCAAATTCATCACGCAGCAGCCATAGGTTGATGTGGTCTAAAGCAAATGGTAGACGCATCCGCAACCAACGAACACCAGACGCGACCTCCATCGAACCCCCCACTTCCGGCAAAGCATCGGCTAAGGGATAATGAATAGGACTAAGATCGCTGGATTGGTTTTTGGTATTCATCTATTTCTATTCTAGGTTTGCTTTGACAACAGTTCCATCGCCTTGCATCAACTGGTGCGACATCAACCCAGAAACTGGTTTTTGCCGTGGCTGCTATCGCACTCTAACGGAGATTGCAGGCTGGTCTGAACTTTCTAACGCTGACAAGCTTGAGGTCTGGAAAAATCTGGAAACGCGCAAACCGCAAGCACCACAGTAAGCCTTGCCAATTAACAATTGCTTATTTATTGACATCCACAATTAAACGACCACGCACATTGCCAGCCATAAGTTCTGCAGCATACTTTAATGAATCTTCTAGGCTAATTTCGTGAGAGATCTCTTCTAAGGTTTTAAGGTCGACCAGCTTGCTCAATTGCTCATAGGCGGCAATGCGTTTGGCTTTTGGAACTGTCACGCTATTGATGCCATACAAAGTCACACCACGCAAAATGAATGGCGCAACAGTCGATGGAAAATCCATTCCCTGAGCTAATCCGCAAGCAGCAACCGCACCGTCGCTTTTGGTTTGCGCACAGGCGTTAGCCAAAGTATGACTGCCAACACTATCCACCACTGCCGCCCAGCGCTCTTTAGCTAAGGGCTTGCCAGGAGCCGACAATGCAGCACGATCAATCACTTCGCTAGCACCCAATTTTTTCAAATACTCAGCCTCAGACATGCGTCCTGTACTGGCCACAACGGTAAAACCCAATTTGCTTAATAAAGTAATAGCGAAACTACCCACTCCACCAGCAGCACCAGTCACCAATACCTCGCCATCGCTTGGTTTCAAGCCATGCTTTTGTAAAGCCATCACACACAGCATTGCGGTATAGCCAGCGGTACCAATAGCTAGGGCTTGCTTAGCAGTAAAACCTTTTGGGAGCGGAATAAGCCACTCTGACTTGACGCGTGCTTGCTGCGCTAACCCACCCCAATGCCCTTCTCCAACACCCCAACCATTTAGGAGCACCATATCCCCAGCCTTAAATTCTGGACTAGTACTCTCCAGAACCTCACCTGCAAAATCAATGCCCGGAACCATAGGAAAGCTACGTACCACTGGACCTTTGCCAGTAATTGCCAAACCGTCTTTGTAATTTAGTGTGGAATAAAGCACCTTCACCCTGACATCACCCTCAGGTAAGCTTGCCTCATCAACCCGAGTAAGCTCAGCCCGATAAGCTTGTTCATCCTTATTTACCAAAATAGCGTTAAACATGTCTCTTCCTTTTAAAAGCACCGCATTCTCCACAGCAAATACATAATAGGTTTATCCTAGCGAGCATTGCTGATTATGGAGGTTTCCATGAAAAAAATTCTACTATTAACTACGGTTTCTGGGCTAGCACTAGTTGGGTGCTCCTCAAGCCAAATTAATATGTCTATGGGCAATATGCGCTTAATTAACTCTAGCGCAGCTCCCCAAGATGTCATGAATTTTGCCAATACAGCCTGTAAGAATGATTTCTACCAAGGTGCAAGCTTTCTTTCTAAGGCAGGCAAGGAATATCGCTTTAAATGCGTTAAGGCTGAAGAAAATGAAATCCTGATCCCGATTCCTGGCACAACCATTCCCTCTGATGCGCCGACTGCAGCTGCAACAAAGTAAGTCAATCCTCAATAGATAAAGCAAGATGACCCCATTTACTTCCCAAGAGCTGCGCAAAGGCTTCTCCTCTTTTGCGACAGGGGTCACGGTGATTACTTGCCTAGATCCTGACCAGAACGCGCACGGCATCACCATCAGCTCGTTTAATACGGTTTCATTAGAGCCGCCGCTCATTTTGTGGAGCCTCAAAAAGCATTCACGTTTAATGCCCCACTTTGAAGTCGGCCACAAGCAACTCATCCATGTGCTGGAGCGCTCACAAGAAGCAATGGCAATGCACTTTGCTACCGTGAAGGAAAATCAATTTGTGGGCATCCCCCATAAACTTGCAGCAAGTGGACTAACCCAGATTGAGGGATGCTGCGCCTACTTTGAGTGTGAAACTGTTTCTGTACATACTGGTGGCGATCACAACATCATCGTTGCTAAGGTTCTTAATCTTAAGCACACTCCAGAAAGTCACCCGCTCATATTTGCACACAGCAAATTTATGGGCTTAGATTCATCACTTTAAAAATACCAGAATAGGAATTCTCATGATTCGCTTATGGGGAAGAAAAAGTTCCATCAATGTACAAAAGGTGTTGTGGTGCCTTGCAGAGCTGGGATTAAAAGAAGGTAAAGATTTTGAACGCATTGATGCCGGCCTGCATTTTGGGAAAAATCGTACCCCTGAATTTCTAGCGCTTAATCCCAATGGCTTGGTCCCCACCCTACAAGACGGTGATCTTGTGCTTTGGGAATCAAATACTATTTTGCGATATCTTATTCGTCAGTACGATCAGTCGAAGCGCTTTCCCGCAGATATTTCAAGTCAGTACCAATCTGAGAAGTGGATGGATTGGCAGCTAGGCACTATGTGGCCGAGTTTGCGCGTTGCTTTTCTAGGACTCACTCGGACACCTGAAAGCGAAAGAAACTACGAAGTCATTCGCAAGGCCTATCAAGATACCAATGCTTTGCTCGCTCTACTTGATCAACAGCTATCTACTCAGCACTATTGCTCGGGAGACTCTTTCAATATTGGGGATATTCCACTGGCTCTCTGTGTCAGCAGGTGGATTCTGTTAAATCAAACTTTTCCAGAAAAAACTGGGCCACGCCTTTCTTTACAAAGTATCGAAGCATGGATGCGTCGCATAGAATCAGAAACGCAGTACAAGGTAGTTGCAGAAACAACACTCAATATTGTGAAGTAAATCAGATGCTCTAATAGAAAAGGGTGAACTGTGTTCACCCTTTTTCTTTACCGCCACAGGAAAAAATTACTGTTGCTTAAATTTCTTCTGATGGTGATCTGCACCAATAAATAAGTACATGGCTGGCACTACAAAGAGCGTAAACAGAGTGCCGATCGACAAACCAGTAAAGATCACGATACCCATCGATTGACGGCCAGCAGCACCGGCTCCAGAGGCGATCACTAAAGGCACCACACCCAATACCATCGCTGCAGTGGTCATCAAGATCGGACGCAAGCGCACGCTACTAGCCTCTACGATAGCGTCCAACTTGCTGCGGCCAGCTTCTTGTAGCTCATTAGCAAATTCCACAATCAAGATCCCGTGCTTACTGATCAAACCCATCAGAGTAACTAGTCCAACCTGGGTATACACATTCAAGGTGGTGAATCCCAAATTAATAAAGATCAATGCGCCAAACAAGGCGAGCGGTACTGAGACCAAAATCACGATTGGATCACGGAAGCTTTCAAACTGTGCGGCTAAGACCAAGAACACGATCAAGATTGCAAAGAACATGGTCACCAAGAAACCGCCTGACTCCGCCATGAACTGGCGGGATGGACCAGCGTAATCCATGGTGTAGCCATTGGGCGCGACTTCTTTCAAAGTTTGACGCATGAACTCAAGTAGATCCGCCTGAGAAATAAAGGGCGTACTCACACCAGAAATAGTTGCAGAGTTGAGCTGCTGAAAGTGATTAATGGATTGCGGCACTACTTTTTGCTTGATCGTTGCAATCGTACGCGCCTGAATCATCTGTCCGCTTGGAGTACGTATGTAGTAATCCAAGATCTGATCTGGATTTAAGCGATCTACCTGCTTCACTTGCGGGATCACCCGATAAGAGCGACCAGCGACAGAGAAATAGTTGACATAACCACCACCCAAGGCAGCTGAGAGTGCGCTACCCACTTGCTGCTGCGTCATACCCAGCGCGGCTACTTTTTCACGATCAATTTCTAAAACGTCTTGCGGCTTGTCAATCTTCAAATCTGAATCCACGAAGAAGAAGTTACCGCTACGACGGGCTTTATCTAAAACCGCTTGAGATACTTCATTGAGTTGCTCATAAGACTCAGTGGTGTTAATAACCACCTGAACAGGCAAGCCCTGCGCACCTGGCAAAGCTGGGAACTGGAAGGCCGCTACGCGAGCACCTGCAATCGTATTCCACTTATTCTGCATATCTTCTTGAAATTTCGTGGCATTACGACTGCGTTGATCCCAATCCTTAAGTAAGACACCACCAAAGCTACTGGTCGGGCTAGTGATTTGGAACATCTGCTCATACTCAGGCTCTGCTGCTGAAATTTGATAAATCTGATCAGCGTAAGTCTGCATCTGATTAACTGTACTGTTGGGTGGGCCTGAAGCCTGCATCAACACAATACCCTGGTCTTCTGTTGGCGCTAATTCAGCACGGGCAGTGGCATAAAGGTAAGCAACTCCACCCAACAAAATCACACCCATCACGATGATGACCTGCCAAGTGCTCAAGAGTTCACGCAAAGTGGCTTGATAGCTATGGTGAACTTTTTCAAAAATGCGATCGATCTTTTGCACGAAGGCGGAGGCTTCTTGCTCTTCAGTGAAGATACGCGAGCACATCATCGGAGAAAGCGTTAACGCAATCAACCCCGATACCGCTACTGCGCTGGCCAAGGTAAAGGCAAACTCAGTAAAGAGCGCACCTGTTAAACCGCCCTGGAAGCCAATTGGAATATAGACCGCAATCAACACAATCGTCATTGCCAAAATTGGACCTCCCAATTCACGCGCAGCAATTAAGGAAGCTTCTAATGGCGACTTGCCTTCCTTCATATGGCGGTCAACGTTCTCGACCACAATGATGGCGTCATCCACCACCAAACCAATTGCAAGCACTAGGGCTAATAGTGTCAGCAAATTAATGGAGTAACCCAAGACCTGCATCAAGAAGAATGTACCAATTAAAGAAAGTGGCATCGCAATCACAGGTACGGCAACTGCACGCGCACTTCCTAAGAAGAGATAAATCACCACCGTCACAATCAATAGCGCTTCTAGTAAGGTGGCCACTACTTCATCAATCGAAGTGGTAATGAACTTAGTAGAGTCATACACCACTTTGCCCGACATGCCGGTTGGCAACTGCTTCTGAATATCTGGCACCGCCGCACGAACACGCTCAGCAACATCGAGTAAGTTCGCCTGGGGTGCTACCTTAATCGCAATAAATACTGAGCGCTTGCCACTAAATGCGACATTCGTGTTGTAGTCCTCGGAGCCCATGCTTACAGTCGCCACTTGATCGAGATAGACAATATTGATGCCATCTTTTTTGACAACCAATTTGCGGAACTCGTCGAGCGTATGTAGATCGGTGCCAGCCACCAAGTCCACGGCAACCATGTCGCCTTTAGTGCTACCTACCGCTGATAAGTAGTTATTTGCTGCCATGGCGCTATAGACGTCATCCGCACCCACACCGAGACCAGCCATCTTCTCGCGATCGAGCCAAGCGCGCAGAGCAAACTTTCTGCCACCAGTAATTTCTGCGTTCTGCACACCATCTACAGAATCTAATTTTGGCTTTACTACCCGCAACAAGTAGTCAGTAATTGCATTGTTGGGAATGTCATCGCTATAAAAGCCCATGTACATAGCGGCAGTGGACTGACCAATCTGTACAGTCAATACGGGTTGCTGGGCTTGGGGTGGCAGCTGATTCTTAACCGAACTAATCTGTGTCTGGATCTGGGTTAATGCAGCATTCGAGTCGTAATTGAGCTTAAGAGTGGCAGTAATCGTCGAGAGTCCACTCACACTCATGGATGACAAATAGTCGATACCTTGAGACTGAGCAATCGCTGTCTCCAATGGCTGCGTAATAAATCCTGCAATCGTTTCTGGGTCAGCACCATAGTAGGCCGTTGTAATCGTAACGATGGCATTTTGAGTTTGCGGATACTGATTGACTGGCAAAGATCCAACAGCCTTCAAACCAAACACCAATACGAGCGCACTCACAACCAGTGAGAGCACTGGCCTACGAATAAATATGTCAGTCCAATTCATCTAGGACTTATTCCTGTGGCTGCGGGTTTGGTGAATTCGAAGGCAACACTTTGTTGTTCACAATCAGCGGTGTACCGTTCTTCAACTTGAGCTGACCACTAGTAACAACCGTAGCTCCCTCTTCAACGCCTTTGAGAATCGCCACCTGATCTCCACGTGTCGGCCCTGTAGTCACAAAAACTTGTTGCGCCTCAAATGCAGGC
The window above is part of the beta proteobacterium CB genome. Proteins encoded here:
- a CDS encoding flavin reductase domain-containing protein, translating into MTPFTSQELRKGFSSFATGVTVITCLDPDQNAHGITISSFNTVSLEPPLILWSLKKHSRLMPHFEVGHKQLIHVLERSQEAMAMHFATVKENQFVGIPHKLAASGLTQIEGCCAYFECETVSVHTGGDHNIIVAKVLNLKHTPESHPLIFAHSKFMGLDSSL
- a CDS encoding alcohol dehydrogenase codes for the protein MLLKGRDMFNAILVNKDEQAYRAELTRVDEASLPEGDVRVKVLYSTLNYKDGLAITGKGPVVRSFPMVPGIDFAGEVLESTSPEFKAGDMVLLNGWGVGEGHWGGLAQQARVKSEWLIPLPKGFTAKQALAIGTAGYTAMLCVMALQKHGLKPSDGEVLVTGAAGGVGSFAITLLSKLGFTVVASTGRMSEAEYLKKLGASEVIDRAALSAPGKPLAKERWAAVVDSVGSHTLANACAQTKSDGAVAACGLAQGMDFPSTVAPFILRGVTLYGINSVTVPKAKRIAAYEQLSKLVDLKTLEEISHEISLEDSLKYAAELMAGNVRGRLIVDVNK
- a CDS encoding beta-lactamase domain-containing protein: MPEVGGSMEVASGVRWLRMRLPFALDHINLWLLRDEFEGVQGWTIIDCGIANEETKAAWDQIFATQLEGLPVLRVIVTHMHPDHVGLSQWLCEKWNAPLWISMTDYLTAQWLSHKEGGAAVGARAGGGGSADHFQKHGLIAPEDLEKIRARSNYYSNMVPGVPRQYRRIIDGEMVLIGGHEWQVIMGFGHAPEHASLFCKDLGVLISGDMLLPRISTNVSVYDADPDADPLGLYLSSLDRYLPLPDETLVLPSHGKPFTGMKPRIDQLKAHHDERLAETLGACKKPATAREIVPVLFKRELDIHQMTFAMGEAIAHLNYLLRRGKLSRQLCDDGVLRFCVV
- a CDS encoding glutathione S-transferase domain-containing protein, whose amino-acid sequence is MIRLWGRKSSINVQKVLWCLAELGLKEGKDFERIDAGLHFGKNRTPEFLALNPNGLVPTLQDGDLVLWESNTILRYLIRQYDQSKRFPADISSQYQSEKWMDWQLGTMWPSLRVAFLGLTRTPESERNYEVIRKAYQDTNALLALLDQQLSTQHYCSGDSFNIGDIPLALCVSRWILLNQTFPEKTGPRLSLQSIEAWMRRIESETQYKVVAETTLNIVK
- a CDS encoding Acriflavin resistance protein codes for the protein MNWTDIFIRRPVLSLVVSALVLVFGLKAVGSLPVNQYPQTQNAIVTITTAYYGADPETIAGFITQPLETAIAQSQGIDYLSSMSVSGLSTITATLKLNYDSNAALTQIQTQISSVKNQLPPQAQQPVLTVQIGQSTAAMYMGFYSDDIPNNAITDYLLRVVKPKLDSVDGVQNAEITGGRKFALRAWLDREKMAGLGVGADDVYSAMAANNYLSAVGSTKGDMVAVDLVAGTDLHTLDEFRKLVVKKDGINIVYLDQVATVSMGSEDYNTNVAFSGKRSVFIAIKVAPQANLLDVAERVRAAVPDIQKQLPTGMSGKVVYDSTKFITTSIDEVVATLLEALLIVTVVIYLFLGSARAVAVPVIAMPLSLIGTFFLMQVLGYSINLLTLLALVLAIGLVVDDAIIVVENVDRHMKEGKSPLEASLIAARELGGPILAMTIVLIAVYIPIGFQGGLTGALFTEFAFTLASAVAVSGLIALTLSPMMCSRIFTEEQEASAFVQKIDRIFEKVHHSYQATLRELLSTWQVIIVMGVILLGGVAYLYATARAELAPTEDQGIVLMQASGPPNSTVNQMQTYADQIYQISAAEPEYEQMFQITSPTSSFGGVLLKDWDQRSRNATKFQEDMQNKWNTIAGARVAAFQFPALPGAQGLPVQVVINTTESYEQLNEVSQAVLDKARRSGNFFFVDSDLKIDKPQDVLEIDREKVAALGMTQQQVGSALSAALGGGYVNYFSVAGRSYRVIPQVKQVDRLNPDQILDYYIRTPSGQMIQARTIATIKQKVVPQSINHFQQLNSATISGVSTPFISQADLLEFMRQTLKEVAPNGYTMDYAGPSRQFMAESGGFLVTMFFAILIVFLVLAAQFESFRDPIVILVSVPLALFGALIFINLGFTTLNVYTQVGLVTLMGLISKHGILIVEFANELQEAGRSKLDAIVEASSVRLRPILMTTAAMVLGVVPLVIASGAGAAGRQSMGIVIFTGLSIGTLFTLFVVPAMYLFIGADHHQKKFKQQ